From one Bradyrhizobium sp. Ash2021 genomic stretch:
- a CDS encoding FHA domain-containing protein, protein MIWVEILSRHRDITARVRIAGPEVRIGRGYDNDVIVDDPYVAARHLRVFRDEAGQLVAEDMGSVNGTFLDGGKSRLARIIVDGTKPIRIGQTYLRFRAINHEVERERVARPERGMLPFLGAAALGCVTLGIYMLKVWLTQTSEPRVSTYLTPSLTIVATVLVWAGLWALLSRIFSGRSRFPRHLLIVLVGAFALSLYNEFAQVSAFAWTWPTASTYQYVAIWSILAAMCFFHLREVGPARLWLKGAIVTTVLVTVIAAQTLQQSEAFSDSGRQNTTRLLMPPSFRAVPFRDENAFFGDIAGLKAKLDRDRNQAKPVEAGR, encoded by the coding sequence ATGATCTGGGTCGAGATATTATCGCGCCACCGCGACATCACCGCACGCGTCCGGATCGCCGGTCCGGAAGTGCGCATCGGCCGCGGCTACGATAACGATGTGATCGTCGACGATCCCTATGTCGCAGCACGGCACCTGCGTGTTTTTCGCGACGAGGCCGGGCAACTCGTTGCCGAGGACATGGGCAGCGTCAACGGCACGTTCCTCGACGGCGGCAAGAGCCGGCTGGCGCGCATCATCGTTGACGGCACCAAACCGATCCGCATCGGTCAAACCTATTTGCGCTTCCGCGCAATCAACCATGAAGTCGAGCGCGAACGGGTGGCGCGGCCTGAGCGGGGGATGCTGCCGTTCCTGGGCGCCGCGGCGCTCGGCTGCGTGACGCTTGGGATCTACATGCTCAAGGTCTGGCTGACCCAGACCTCGGAGCCCCGGGTCTCGACCTATCTGACACCGTCGCTGACGATCGTCGCCACGGTGCTGGTGTGGGCCGGATTGTGGGCGCTGCTGTCGCGCATCTTCTCCGGCCGCTCGCGTTTTCCGCGCCATCTGCTGATCGTGCTGGTGGGCGCGTTCGCGCTTTCGCTCTACAACGAGTTCGCGCAGGTTTCCGCCTTCGCGTGGACCTGGCCGACCGCCAGCACCTACCAATATGTCGCGATCTGGTCGATCCTTGCCGCGATGTGCTTCTTCCACCTGCGCGAGGTCGGCCCAGCGCGCCTGTGGCTGAAAGGCGCCATCGTGACGACGGTGCTCGTGACCGTGATTGCGGCACAGACGCTGCAGCAATCGGAGGCGTTTTCCGACTCCGGCCGGCAAAACACCACGCGGCTGCTGATGCCGCCTTCGTTCCGCGCGGTCCCGTTCCGCGACGAAAACGCGTTCTTTGGCGACATCGCCGGTCTCAAGGCCAAGCTCGATCGCGATCGCAACCAGGCCAAGCCCGTCGAGGCCGGCCGGTAG
- a CDS encoding serine protease produces the protein MAASVSYVVRLLRLLTAIAALGGAAAQAAPGPASVAEGIYASAPPRLLQIRTLVADAGRQISIGSGFLVSADGLAITNYHVVSQVALEPKTYRLEYVAADGSHGDVSLLGVDLPNDLAIVRLDKHDAPFFTFDKTAMEGGLPKGERLYSMGNPLDLGFTIIEGTYNGLVEHSYNDRVHLSGALNPGMSGGPTVNGEGLVVGINVATRRGGQLVSFLVPARFAAALLQSAREHETAPDLRAEIARQLTAWGAALYKSLGEEGFRSTVLGPYRTPETIAPWFNCWANTNAGATPKPRANINSTNCSSDTGLYVASDLNTGAIQINHSYVKTVDLNQFQFATYLTQLSQPRLVGGGPYRKWYTPERCHEDFVSAAPAPDHPPLRVIWCAQAYREFEGLYDVALIAVTQDHSSEALVSRLSLQAVGYDDAIALGRRFLEAVQITK, from the coding sequence TTGGCGGCTTCGGTTAGCTATGTTGTGCGGCTATTGCGGTTGTTGACGGCGATTGCCGCGCTCGGTGGCGCCGCCGCCCAGGCGGCCCCTGGCCCGGCTTCGGTTGCCGAGGGCATCTATGCGTCGGCGCCGCCGCGGCTGTTGCAGATTCGCACGCTGGTCGCCGACGCCGGGCGGCAGATTTCGATCGGCTCGGGATTTCTGGTTTCCGCCGATGGGCTGGCGATCACCAACTATCACGTGGTCTCGCAGGTTGCGCTCGAGCCGAAGACCTATCGGCTTGAATATGTGGCGGCCGATGGCAGCCACGGCGACGTCAGTCTGCTCGGCGTCGACCTGCCAAACGACCTCGCCATCGTTCGCCTCGACAAGCATGACGCGCCGTTCTTCACCTTCGACAAGACCGCCATGGAGGGGGGCCTGCCCAAGGGTGAACGGCTCTATTCCATGGGCAATCCGCTCGACCTCGGCTTCACCATCATCGAAGGCACCTATAATGGTCTGGTCGAGCACAGCTACAACGATCGCGTCCACCTCAGCGGGGCGCTCAATCCCGGCATGAGTGGCGGCCCGACCGTCAACGGCGAAGGGCTTGTGGTCGGCATCAACGTGGCGACCCGCAGGGGCGGCCAGCTTGTCAGCTTCCTGGTGCCGGCGCGTTTTGCCGCGGCACTGCTGCAGAGCGCCCGCGAGCATGAGACGGCGCCGGACCTGCGTGCCGAGATTGCGCGACAGCTCACCGCGTGGGGGGCCGCGCTCTACAAATCGCTGGGCGAAGAAGGGTTTCGCTCGACCGTACTCGGGCCCTACCGGACACCCGAAACGATTGCGCCGTGGTTCAATTGCTGGGCCAACACCAATGCCGGCGCCACGCCGAAGCCGCGCGCCAATATCAATTCAACCAATTGCAGCAGCGATACCGGCCTGTACGTGGCGTCCGATCTCAACACCGGCGCCATCCAGATCAACCATTCCTACGTCAAGACCGTCGATCTCAATCAATTCCAGTTCGCGACCTATCTGACGCAGCTTAGCCAGCCGCGCCTGGTCGGCGGCGGCCCGTACCGCAAATGGTACACGCCGGAGCGCTGCCACGAGGACTTTGTCAGCGCAGCGCCCGCGCCGGACCATCCGCCGCTGCGGGTGATCTGGTGCGCGCAAGCCTATCGCGAGTTCGAAGGACTTTACGACGTGGCACTGATCGCCGTGACGCAGGACCACAGCAGCGAGGCGCTGGTGTCGCGGTTGAGCCTTCAGGCGGTGGGCTATGACGACGCCATCGCGCTCGGCAGACGCTTTCTCGAAGCGGTGCAAATAACCAAATGA
- a CDS encoding DUF2846 domain-containing protein: protein MIVAALLSGCETERNGLDYSAMMQKIGPPRAGQSRIVVLREKGYAGITDPGWDVRLDGGPMAELKTGTYVYVDRASGQHQLSATAALFPGVSQRDISTQSGRTYFFLARPSDRAKVLGGMSAAGGVAGLLVGAAVTSGNSNPGPLDFFPLEEDAARATIAELRLVQ from the coding sequence TTGATCGTTGCCGCATTGTTGTCCGGCTGCGAGACGGAAAGAAACGGGCTGGACTACTCCGCGATGATGCAGAAGATCGGTCCGCCGCGAGCAGGACAGTCGCGCATCGTCGTGCTTCGCGAGAAGGGCTATGCTGGGATCACTGACCCAGGCTGGGACGTCAGACTCGACGGTGGGCCGATGGCCGAACTCAAGACGGGGACCTATGTGTATGTCGACCGCGCGTCCGGTCAGCACCAGCTCTCGGCCACCGCTGCGTTGTTTCCCGGGGTGAGTCAGCGCGACATTTCCACACAATCCGGCCGTACCTATTTCTTCCTTGCAAGGCCGAGCGACAGAGCCAAGGTCCTTGGCGGGATGTCGGCTGCGGGTGGTGTCGCCGGCCTGCTCGTTGGCGCCGCGGTTACCTCCGGCAACAGCAATCCCGGGCCGCTCGATTTCTTTCCCTTGGAGGAAGACGCCGCGCGGGCAACGATTGCCGAGCTTCGACTGGTGCAATAG
- the dnaE gene encoding DNA polymerase III subunit alpha: protein MSSAGFVHLHVHSAYSLLKGSIKIQKLGELAKADRQPALALTDTDNMFGALEFSDKMAGYGIQPIIGCELAIDFGDQDPNARNALASAPSRIVLLAARERGYRSLMRLNSRAFLETPVHQSPHIKFEWLEGDAEDLIALTGGPDGPISLAIHGDHAALAATRCDRLASLFGDRLYVELQRHGIEKERRAEAGLIDLAYAKGLPLVATNEPYFAANDDYEAHDALLCIAGGRLIAETDRDQLTPDHRFKTRAEMAVLFADIPEALASTVEIAERCSFRPKTRKPILPRFTVGAGSNAADAEAEEAAELRRQAEAGLSHRLKVHGLAPGMTEETYQARLAFELDVITRMNYAGYFLIVADFIQHAKSEGIPVGPGRGSGAGSLVAYALTITDLDPIRFGLLFERFLNPERVSMPDFDIDFCQDRRGEVIDYVQQRYGRDQVAQIITFGTLQARGVLRDVGRVLQMPYGQVDKLTKLVPQNPAAPVTLAAAIASEPKLQAFRDEDAVVARAFDIAQRLEGLTRHASTHAAGIVIGDRPLSELVPLYRDPKSDMPVTQFNMKWVEPAGLVKFDFLGLKTLTVLDVAVKLLKQRHIEIDLATLPLDDAPSYQMLAKGDVVGVFQVESQGMRRALVDMRPDRFEDIIALVALYRPGPMANIPTYCARKHGDEEPEYLHPLLEPILKETFGVIIYQEQVMQIAQVMAGYSLGDADLLRRAMGKKIRSEMEKQRAIFVAGSVKNGVPKGQADTIFELLAKFADYGFNKSHAAAYALVSYHTAYMKAHYPVEFLAASMTLELNNTDKLSEFRAEAQRLGIKVEAPNINRSGATFEVSDNTIYYALAALKGVGPQAVELIVATRKEGAFTSLADFAARANPRAINKRVIESLAAAGAFDTLDSNRARVFGGAEAILAACQRSHEAATLGQNDMFGGASDAPTIMLPQVEPWLPAERLRREYDAIGFFLSGHPLDDYATVLKRLRVQSWAEFSRAVKTGATAGKVAATVVSRMERRTKTGNKMGIMGLSDPTGHFEAVLFSEGLAQYRDVLEPGAAVLLQLGAELQGEDVRARVLHAEPLDAAAAKTQKGLRIFVRDTKPLDSIAKRLNMPEAAAPGGPARIPQVKPAPAPADGANGDVSLVIMLDLETEVEMKLPGRFKVSPQIAGAIKAVSGVVDVQTL from the coding sequence ATGTCCAGTGCCGGATTCGTTCATCTCCACGTTCATTCGGCCTATTCGCTGCTGAAGGGCTCGATCAAGATCCAGAAGCTCGGCGAACTCGCCAAGGCGGACCGCCAGCCGGCGCTGGCGCTGACCGACACCGACAACATGTTCGGGGCGCTGGAATTCTCCGACAAGATGGCGGGCTACGGCATCCAGCCGATCATCGGCTGCGAGCTCGCGATCGACTTTGGCGACCAGGATCCCAATGCGCGCAATGCGCTGGCTTCGGCGCCTTCCCGAATCGTATTGCTGGCGGCGCGCGAGCGCGGCTATCGCAGCCTGATGCGGCTGAACTCACGGGCGTTCCTGGAGACGCCGGTCCATCAGTCCCCGCACATCAAGTTCGAGTGGCTGGAGGGCGATGCCGAGGATTTGATCGCGCTCACCGGCGGTCCCGACGGGCCGATCTCGCTGGCGATTCACGGCGATCATGCAGCCCTTGCCGCGACGCGCTGCGACCGGCTGGCGAGCCTGTTCGGCGATCGCCTCTATGTCGAGCTGCAACGTCACGGCATCGAGAAGGAGCGCCGCGCCGAGGCCGGCTTGATCGATCTGGCCTACGCCAAGGGACTGCCGCTGGTCGCGACCAACGAGCCGTACTTTGCCGCCAACGATGATTACGAAGCCCATGACGCGCTGTTGTGTATCGCCGGCGGCCGGTTGATCGCCGAGACCGATCGCGATCAGCTCACGCCCGATCACCGCTTCAAGACCCGGGCCGAAATGGCGGTATTGTTCGCCGACATTCCGGAGGCGCTGGCATCGACGGTGGAGATCGCGGAGCGCTGTTCGTTCCGGCCGAAGACGCGCAAGCCGATCCTGCCGCGCTTCACGGTCGGCGCCGGCAGCAATGCAGCCGACGCCGAAGCCGAGGAGGCCGCCGAACTGCGGCGCCAGGCCGAGGCGGGTCTTAGCCATCGCCTGAAGGTCCACGGCCTCGCGCCGGGCATGACCGAGGAAACCTATCAGGCGCGGCTGGCGTTCGAACTCGATGTCATCACCCGCATGAACTATGCGGGCTACTTCCTGATCGTGGCCGATTTCATCCAGCACGCAAAATCCGAGGGCATTCCGGTCGGGCCGGGTCGCGGCTCCGGCGCGGGATCGCTGGTCGCCTATGCACTGACCATCACCGACCTCGATCCGATCCGCTTCGGCCTTCTGTTCGAGCGCTTCCTCAATCCCGAACGCGTCTCAATGCCCGACTTCGACATCGACTTCTGCCAGGACCGCCGCGGTGAGGTGATCGACTACGTGCAGCAGCGCTACGGCCGCGATCAGGTGGCGCAGATCATCACCTTCGGTACGCTGCAGGCGCGCGGCGTGCTGCGCGACGTCGGCCGCGTGCTGCAGATGCCCTATGGGCAGGTCGACAAGCTGACCAAACTGGTGCCGCAGAATCCCGCCGCGCCGGTGACGCTGGCCGCGGCGATCGCCAGCGAACCGAAGCTGCAGGCGTTTCGCGACGAGGATGCGGTGGTGGCCCGCGCCTTCGACATCGCCCAGCGCCTCGAAGGCCTGACTCGGCACGCTTCCACCCACGCCGCCGGTATTGTGATCGGCGACCGTCCCTTGAGCGAACTGGTGCCGCTCTATCGCGATCCCAAATCCGACATGCCGGTGACCCAGTTCAACATGAAATGGGTCGAGCCCGCGGGGCTGGTGAAATTCGACTTCCTCGGCCTGAAGACGCTCACCGTGCTCGACGTCGCGGTCAAACTGCTCAAGCAGCGCCACATCGAAATCGACCTCGCGACTTTGCCGCTCGACGATGCCCCGAGTTACCAGATGCTGGCCAAGGGCGATGTGGTCGGCGTGTTCCAGGTGGAAAGCCAGGGCATGCGCCGCGCGCTGGTCGACATGCGGCCCGACCGCTTCGAGGACATCATCGCGCTGGTGGCGCTGTATCGTCCGGGCCCGATGGCGAACATTCCGACCTATTGCGCGCGCAAGCATGGCGACGAGGAGCCGGAATATCTGCACCCGCTGCTCGAGCCGATCCTGAAGGAGACGTTCGGCGTCATCATCTATCAGGAACAGGTGATGCAGATCGCCCAGGTGATGGCCGGTTACTCGCTCGGCGACGCCGATTTGCTGCGCCGCGCGATGGGCAAGAAGATCCGCTCCGAGATGGAAAAGCAGCGCGCGATCTTCGTGGCCGGCTCGGTCAAGAACGGCGTGCCGAAAGGGCAGGCGGACACCATCTTCGAATTGCTCGCCAAATTCGCCGACTACGGCTTCAACAAGAGCCATGCGGCGGCCTATGCGCTGGTGTCGTATCACACCGCCTATATGAAGGCGCATTATCCGGTCGAGTTCCTGGCCGCGTCGATGACGCTCGAACTCAACAACACCGACAAGCTGTCGGAGTTTCGCGCCGAGGCGCAGCGGCTCGGGATCAAGGTCGAGGCGCCCAATATCAACCGTTCGGGGGCGACCTTCGAAGTCAGCGACAACACGATCTATTACGCGCTGGCCGCGCTGAAGGGCGTCGGCCCGCAGGCCGTTGAGCTGATCGTGGCGACGCGGAAAGAGGGCGCCTTCACCTCGCTGGCCGATTTCGCCGCGCGCGCCAATCCGCGTGCGATCAACAAGCGCGTCATCGAAAGCCTGGCCGCGGCCGGCGCCTTCGACACGCTCGATTCGAACCGCGCGCGGGTATTTGGCGGCGCAGAGGCGATCCTGGCGGCGTGCCAGCGCAGCCATGAGGCCGCGACGCTCGGGCAGAACGATATGTTCGGCGGCGCCTCCGACGCACCGACCATCATGCTGCCGCAGGTCGAGCCCTGGTTGCCGGCCGAGCGGCTGCGGCGCGAATACGACGCCATCGGCTTCTTCCTGTCCGGCCATCCGCTGGATGATTACGCCACCGTCTTGAAACGGTTGCGGGTGCAGTCGTGGGCGGAATTTTCGCGCGCGGTCAAAACCGGCGCGACCGCCGGCAAGGTTGCCGCGACCGTGGTGTCGCGCATGGAACGGCGCACCAAGACCGGCAACAAGATGGGCATCATGGGCCTGTCGGACCCGACCGGCCATTTCGAAGCCGTGTTGTTCTCCGAAGGCCTTGCGCAATATCGCGACGTGCTGGAGCCGGGCGCCGCCGTGCTGCTGCAACTCGGCGCTGAGCTACAGGGCGAGGACGTGCGGGCGAGGGTGCTACACGCCGAACCGCTCGACGCCGCCGCGGCCAAAACCCAAAAGGGGCTGCGCATCTTCGTGCGCGATACCAAACCGCTGGATTCCATTGCGAAGCGTCTGAACATGCCGGAGGCTGCGGCGCCCGGCGGCCCGGCCCGCATCCCGCAGGTCAAACCCGCGCCAGCCCCGGCGGACGGAGCCAATGGCGACGTCTCGCTCGTCATCATGCTCGACCTTGAAACCGAGGTCGAAATGAAACTCCCGGGCCGCTTCAAGGTCTCGCCGCAGATCGCCGGCGCGATCAAGGCGGTGTCGGGCGTGGTGGACGTGCAGACGCTGTGA
- a CDS encoding outer membrane beta-barrel protein encodes MKKVLLVTASLIALGAAAPAVAADLAARPYTKAPAMIAAVYDWSGFYVGANGGWGSSHNSWDSVPPFLVGGEGSHDATGGVAGGQVGYRWQSGTWVFGVEAQGDWADLKGSNTSLLFPGFVNTSKIDAFGLFTGQVGYAANNVLFYLKGGAAVTADRYRINTTGGALSATTSDDTRWGGVVGVGLEYGFAPNWSAAIEYDHLFMQDRTYSFTTPAGAFFGADRIRQDVDLVTVRVNYKFGGPIIAKY; translated from the coding sequence ATGAAGAAGGTTTTGCTTGTTACGGCCAGTCTGATCGCGCTCGGCGCGGCTGCGCCGGCAGTGGCTGCTGATCTTGCTGCGCGTCCTTACACCAAGGCGCCCGCGATGATCGCCGCTGTGTACGACTGGAGCGGTTTCTACGTCGGCGCCAACGGTGGTTGGGGTTCGAGCCACAACAGCTGGGATTCCGTGCCGCCGTTTTTGGTCGGCGGTGAAGGCAGCCATGACGCAACCGGCGGCGTCGCCGGTGGTCAGGTCGGTTATCGCTGGCAGTCCGGCACCTGGGTGTTCGGCGTTGAAGCGCAGGGTGACTGGGCTGACCTGAAGGGATCGAACACGAGCCTGCTGTTCCCCGGTTTCGTCAACACCTCGAAGATCGACGCGTTCGGCCTGTTCACTGGTCAGGTCGGCTATGCCGCCAACAACGTCCTGTTCTACCTCAAGGGTGGTGCTGCGGTGACCGCGGATCGTTACCGCATCAACACCACTGGCGGCGCTCTCTCCGCCACCACCAGCGACGACACCCGCTGGGGTGGCGTGGTCGGTGTCGGCCTCGAATACGGCTTCGCCCCGAACTGGTCGGCCGCGATCGAGTACGATCACCTGTTCATGCAGGATCGCACCTACAGCTTCACCACGCCGGCTGGCGCGTTCTTCGGTGCCGATCGCATCCGTCAGGACGTCGATCTGGTCACCGTCCGCGTGAACTACAAGTTCGGCGGCCCGATCATCGCGAAGTACTGA
- a CDS encoding DUF3551 domain-containing protein: protein MRRVILALLAAGGLIALGAMPAEAVGTRYPFCIQGNDHPGLSNCTFTSYEQCQATASGRRLWCIANPYYVGDGDAPPYAGRGRRLPPAYPGYPR, encoded by the coding sequence ATGCGTAGAGTGATTCTAGCGTTGCTGGCAGCCGGCGGTCTCATAGCACTCGGCGCCATGCCCGCCGAAGCGGTCGGCACGCGATATCCGTTCTGCATCCAGGGCAACGACCATCCCGGCCTGAGCAATTGCACCTTCACGAGCTATGAGCAGTGTCAGGCCACAGCTTCCGGTCGCCGCCTGTGGTGCATCGCCAATCCCTATTATGTCGGCGACGGCGACGCGCCGCCCTATGCCGGCCGCGGTCGCCGCTTGCCGCCGGCCTATCCGGGCTACCCCAGATAG
- a CDS encoding DUF3551 domain-containing protein: protein MRTALLALIVGCAASATVAMPAASARDYPYCIRGCDFGSGLGDCSFTTYQQCQASAAGRVATCAENPYFSAKAEMVADRSRMSRRRY from the coding sequence ATGCGAACGGCATTACTGGCGCTGATAGTGGGCTGTGCCGCGTCTGCAACGGTTGCGATGCCGGCGGCATCGGCCCGCGATTACCCCTATTGCATCAGGGGTTGCGACTTCGGCTCGGGTCTCGGCGATTGCAGTTTCACAACCTACCAGCAGTGCCAGGCAAGTGCTGCGGGGCGGGTCGCAACCTGCGCGGAAAACCCCTATTTCAGCGCCAAGGCGGAAATGGTCGCCGACCGCAGCCGCATGTCCCGCAGGAGGTACTGA
- a CDS encoding DUF3551 domain-containing protein produces the protein MRASALAILAIATAAAGPAAAQTYAPGYPVCLHVYGPATYYECRYTSMEQCAITASGRSAQCVLNPYVANAEVPARYRRHHAY, from the coding sequence ATGCGCGCATCGGCTTTGGCGATTCTGGCGATCGCTACCGCAGCCGCTGGCCCGGCAGCGGCCCAAACCTATGCACCGGGCTATCCGGTCTGCCTGCACGTGTACGGACCGGCCACCTATTACGAATGCCGCTATACGTCGATGGAGCAGTGCGCCATAACTGCATCGGGCCGCTCGGCGCAATGCGTGCTCAACCCCTATGTCGCGAACGCGGAAGTCCCGGCGCGCTACCGGCGGCACCACGCTTACTGA
- a CDS encoding DUF3551 domain-containing protein, whose protein sequence is MRILTLAMLAVGAVSIAQPAQAQTYDPSYPVCMRVFGDPTYFECRYSTIAQCKGTAAGRGAECLLNPYFASAVDPARRRHRAY, encoded by the coding sequence ATGCGCATTCTGACTTTGGCGATGTTGGCAGTTGGCGCGGTGTCGATCGCCCAACCGGCGCAGGCCCAAACCTACGACCCGAGCTATCCGGTTTGCATGCGGGTGTTTGGCGACCCGACCTATTTCGAATGCCGTTACTCGACCATCGCGCAATGCAAAGGCACGGCGGCCGGCCGTGGCGCGGAGTGCCTGCTTAATCCCTATTTTGCAAGTGCGGTGGATCCCGCGCGCCGGCGGCATCGCGCTTATTGA